One stretch of Desulfovibrio aminophilus DSM 12254 DNA includes these proteins:
- a CDS encoding NADH-quinone oxidoreductase subunit J family protein: MEVLAKVAFAVYALIILGGAVLAVGSSSLVRALVGLVVTLFGVAGMYLLLNTPFMAFMQLLIYVGAVCVLIFFAVMLTRAHGEGEEAEPAPVKQYLYALLAGLAPAAILSWLLMKHPAASKAVPLEVPIVELGKGLLEQYFLAFELISVVLLVAMSGAVLLAWERREKK, encoded by the coding sequence ATGGAAGTGTTGGCGAAAGTCGCGTTCGCGGTCTACGCCCTGATCATTCTGGGCGGAGCCGTGCTGGCCGTGGGCAGCAGCAGCCTCGTGCGGGCCCTGGTGGGGCTCGTCGTCACGCTCTTCGGCGTGGCGGGCATGTACCTGCTGCTGAACACCCCCTTCATGGCCTTCATGCAGTTGCTCATCTACGTGGGCGCGGTCTGCGTGCTCATCTTCTTCGCCGTGATGCTCACCCGGGCCCACGGCGAGGGCGAGGAGGCCGAACCCGCCCCCGTGAAGCAGTACCTCTATGCGCTGCTGGCCGGTCTGGCCCCGGCGGCGATCCTCTCCTGGCTGCTCATGAAGCATCCTGCGGCCTCCAAGGCCGTGCCGCTGGAGGTGCCCATCGTCGAACTGGGCAAGGGGCTCCTGGAACAGTACTTCCTGGCCTTTGAACTCATTTCCGTGGTGCTTCTGGTGGCCATGTCCGGGGCCGTGCTCCTGGCTTGGGAGAGGAGGGAGAAGAAATGA
- a CDS encoding NADH-quinone oxidoreductase subunit D, with protein sequence MRNEKLDLVTGDFYTQNFQKGARENTLILNLGPQHPSTHGVLRVLLELDGEYVLRAEPVLGYLHRMHEKMAEVKTLVQYMPNMGRVDYGHPLAWNWAFAGAAERLGGIEVPERAEFIRVISTELNRITSHLLWWGAYILDLGAFSPIMYAFDDRERLLDMLQILTGSRLTYSSFRIGGVCADINDKFIELCKDFIPYMRGRLPMYKALVTDNIILRKRVEEIGVFDQDMIRRYGATGPVARGSGIDYDVRRAEPYSVYDRFDWQVPVYQKGDAMARYLVRLDEIEQSLRIVEQALAQLPEGKIIVDKAPKYSWKAPKGEACFPVEGGRGLIAVHVISDGGKTPYKIKLRAPGFSNLSLFAEASRGTLLADSVAILGSLDLIIPEIDR encoded by the coding sequence ATGCGTAACGAAAAACTGGATCTGGTGACGGGTGATTTCTACACCCAGAATTTCCAGAAGGGCGCCCGCGAGAACACGCTCATCCTGAACCTGGGGCCTCAGCACCCGTCCACCCACGGCGTGCTGCGGGTTCTGCTGGAACTGGACGGCGAGTATGTGCTGCGGGCCGAGCCGGTGCTAGGCTATCTGCACCGGATGCACGAGAAGATGGCCGAGGTGAAGACCCTGGTCCAGTACATGCCCAACATGGGGCGCGTGGACTACGGCCATCCCTTGGCCTGGAACTGGGCCTTCGCCGGGGCCGCCGAGCGCCTGGGCGGCATCGAGGTGCCCGAGCGGGCCGAGTTCATCCGGGTCATCTCCACGGAGCTCAACCGCATCACCTCGCACCTGCTCTGGTGGGGCGCCTACATCCTGGACCTCGGCGCGTTCTCTCCAATCATGTACGCCTTTGATGACCGCGAACGGCTCCTGGACATGCTCCAGATCCTCACCGGTTCGCGGTTGACCTACAGCTCCTTCCGCATCGGCGGTGTCTGCGCGGACATCAACGACAAGTTCATCGAGCTCTGCAAGGACTTCATCCCCTACATGCGCGGCCGCCTGCCCATGTACAAGGCGCTCGTCACCGACAACATCATCCTGCGCAAGCGCGTCGAGGAGATCGGCGTCTTCGACCAGGACATGATCCGCCGTTACGGCGCCACCGGCCCGGTGGCCCGCGGTTCGGGGATCGATTACGACGTGCGCCGGGCCGAGCCGTATTCCGTCTATGACCGCTTCGACTGGCAGGTGCCGGTGTACCAGAAGGGCGACGCTATGGCCCGCTACCTGGTGCGTCTGGACGAGATCGAACAGAGCTTGCGCATCGTGGAGCAGGCCCTGGCCCAGCTCCCCGAGGGCAAGATCATCGTGGACAAGGCGCCCAAGTACTCCTGGAAGGCGCCCAAGGGCGAGGCCTGTTTCCCCGTGGAGGGCGGACGCGGCCTGATCGCCGTGCACGTCATCAGCGACGGCGGCAAGACTCCCTACAAGATCAAGCTGCGGGCTCCGGGCTTCTCCAACCTGAGCCTGTTCGCCGAAGCCTCCCGGGGCACGCTGCTGGCCGACTCCGTGGCCATTCTCGGCAGCCTGGACCTGATCATTCCCGAGATCGACAGGTAG
- the nuoK gene encoding NADH-quinone oxidoreductase subunit NuoK has protein sequence MSALTLYQLVALMLLVAGLYGIVQRRSLVGMLIAVELMLNGAGLSIVAAAQLTEANAVLGQLGTLLVMGLAAAEATLALAIIVVVSRRFGTTKTSAVSSLKE, from the coding sequence ATGAGCGCCCTGACGCTGTATCAACTTGTCGCCCTCATGCTCCTGGTGGCGGGCCTGTACGGCATCGTCCAGCGCCGGAGCCTAGTTGGCATGCTCATCGCGGTGGAGCTGATGCTCAACGGCGCGGGCCTGTCCATCGTGGCGGCGGCCCAGCTCACCGAGGCCAACGCGGTCCTGGGGCAGCTCGGTACGCTCCTGGTCATGGGTTTGGCGGCGGCCGAGGCCACTCTGGCCCTGGCCATCATCGTAGTGGTTTCGCGCCGCTTCGGCACGACCAAAACCAGCGCAGTCTCCAGCCTGAAGGAATAG
- a CDS encoding Na(+)/H(+) antiporter subunit D: MATSSFIHPALGFLALALILPVLPGRQWKWLLLLPPVIAIWSIFTVEPGVYGMVPYLGQQMIWGRVDKLSIVFAQVFAIMSLIGMFYALHVEDKAQHIAASLYVAGGFGCVFAGDYLTVFLFWELMSIGSTFLVFLNRTRESVLAGFRYFLYHTIGGLFLLGGMLLRYKATGTFAFEHILPTGAAYYDWLILIGFCVNAAVVPLHAWLPDAYPRGTVTGSVFMCAFTTKTAVYVLARGFAGWEVLAVAGTIMAVYGVLYACIENNARRILSYHIVSQVGYMVAGIGIGTAMTLNGAVAHAYAHILYKGLLFMGTGCLLYAAGTAKLDKLGGLVARLPWVMILYMVAALSISGMPLFNGFISKTMTIAGAAEAHRTILALGLEIAAVGTFISVGIKLPYFAFWGRKPTNWEMKLKPIPWNMYAGMALAAGLCIAQGLYPEMLYRYLPYHVEHAYVPWTAWHVLQSLLLLGFSGLAFYFMREIITPHAKLNLDLDYFYRLIGRGVLRLVCRPVAWIDDRWTEAYRVAGLRGLLLLAAGAVWFDKKGIDTVVDGSAYTVRNIGRAGAKVQNGNLQDYLALAAVLALCVFGLVWYFG, encoded by the coding sequence ATGGCGACATCTAGCTTCATCCATCCCGCGCTGGGCTTCCTGGCCCTGGCCCTGATCCTGCCGGTCCTGCCCGGGCGGCAGTGGAAGTGGCTCCTGCTCCTTCCTCCGGTCATCGCGATCTGGAGCATCTTCACCGTGGAGCCGGGCGTCTACGGCATGGTCCCCTATCTGGGCCAGCAGATGATCTGGGGCCGGGTGGACAAACTCTCCATCGTCTTCGCCCAGGTCTTCGCCATCATGTCGCTCATCGGCATGTTCTACGCCCTGCACGTGGAGGACAAGGCCCAGCACATCGCGGCCTCGCTCTACGTGGCGGGCGGGTTCGGCTGCGTCTTCGCGGGCGACTACCTGACCGTGTTCCTCTTCTGGGAACTTATGAGCATCGGCTCCACGTTCCTGGTCTTCCTGAACCGCACCCGCGAGTCCGTGCTGGCCGGCTTCCGGTACTTCCTGTACCACACCATCGGCGGGCTCTTCCTCCTGGGCGGCATGCTCCTGCGCTACAAGGCCACGGGCACCTTCGCCTTCGAGCACATTCTGCCCACGGGTGCGGCCTACTACGACTGGCTCATCCTCATCGGCTTCTGCGTGAACGCCGCCGTGGTTCCGCTGCACGCCTGGCTGCCCGACGCCTACCCCCGCGGCACCGTCACCGGCTCGGTGTTCATGTGCGCCTTCACCACCAAGACGGCGGTCTACGTCCTGGCGCGCGGCTTCGCGGGCTGGGAGGTGCTGGCCGTGGCCGGTACGATCATGGCGGTCTACGGCGTGCTTTACGCCTGCATCGAGAACAACGCCCGGCGCATCCTCTCCTACCACATCGTTTCCCAGGTGGGATACATGGTGGCGGGCATCGGCATCGGCACGGCCATGACGCTCAACGGCGCGGTGGCCCACGCCTACGCTCACATCCTGTACAAGGGGCTGCTCTTCATGGGCACCGGCTGCCTCCTCTACGCCGCCGGAACGGCCAAGCTGGACAAACTGGGCGGCCTGGTGGCGCGCCTGCCCTGGGTCATGATCCTCTACATGGTGGCGGCCCTCTCGATCTCGGGCATGCCGCTGTTCAACGGCTTCATCTCCAAGACCATGACCATCGCGGGCGCCGCCGAGGCGCATCGCACCATCCTGGCCCTGGGCCTGGAGATCGCGGCGGTGGGCACGTTCATCTCGGTGGGCATCAAGCTGCCGTACTTCGCCTTCTGGGGCCGCAAGCCCACCAACTGGGAAATGAAGCTCAAGCCCATTCCGTGGAACATGTACGCGGGCATGGCGCTGGCCGCCGGTCTGTGCATCGCCCAGGGCCTCTACCCGGAGATGCTCTACCGCTACCTGCCGTACCACGTGGAGCACGCCTACGTGCCCTGGACCGCCTGGCACGTGCTTCAGTCGCTCCTGCTCCTCGGTTTCTCGGGGCTGGCCTTCTACTTCATGCGTGAGATCATCACGCCGCACGCCAAGCTCAACCTGGACCTCGACTACTTCTACCGACTCATCGGCCGGGGCGTCCTCCGGCTGGTGTGCCGCCCCGTGGCCTGGATCGACGACCGCTGGACCGAGGCCTACAGGGTCGCCGGTCTGCGCGGCCTGTTGCTTCTGGCGGCCGGCGCGGTCTGGTTCGACAAGAAGGGCATTGATACGGTGGTGGACGGCTCGGCCTACACGGTGCGCAACATCGGTCGCGCCGGGGCCAAGGTCCAGAACGGCAACCTCCAGGACTACTTGGCCCTGGCCGCCGTGCTGGCGCTGTGTGTGTTCGGACTGGTCTGGTACTTCGGTTAG
- a CDS encoding NADH-quinone oxidoreductase subunit C, which translates to MMETVFDQLSTQCVAKCDYAKTGLHWSVFLSASEIVRAAKCLYKEECFLEDITAIDVKEGYLVVYRFNHMDRPCRVALRVLVSHADPKLPSIANVFHGAEWHERETHDFYGIEFSGNPNLVPLLLPADLDAHPLQKEEGARAGLADLLTPCEVLRAEPGFDLLTPKAEEEGKKAKTAGAEATGA; encoded by the coding sequence ATGATGGAGACCGTGTTCGACCAGTTGTCCACCCAGTGCGTGGCCAAGTGCGACTACGCCAAGACCGGCCTTCACTGGTCCGTTTTCCTGTCCGCCTCCGAGATCGTCCGGGCCGCCAAGTGCCTCTATAAGGAAGAGTGCTTCCTGGAGGACATCACGGCCATCGACGTCAAGGAAGGCTACCTCGTCGTCTACCGCTTCAATCACATGGACCGTCCGTGCCGCGTGGCCCTGCGGGTGCTCGTGTCCCACGCGGACCCCAAGCTGCCGTCCATCGCGAACGTCTTCCATGGCGCGGAATGGCACGAGCGCGAAACCCATGATTTCTACGGCATCGAGTTCAGCGGCAACCCCAACTTGGTGCCCCTGCTTCTGCCCGCGGACCTGGACGCGCATCCCCTTCAGAAGGAGGAGGGAGCCCGCGCCGGGTTAGCGGATCTGCTGACCCCCTGCGAGGTGCTGCGGGCCGAACCGGGTTTCGACCTCCTGACCCCCAAGGCCGAGGAAGAAGGCAAGAAGGCCAAGACCGCCGGCGCCGAGGCGACCGGGGCCTGA
- a CDS encoding 4Fe-4S dicluster domain-containing protein yields the protein MNPIKKFFRSIADLWSLIVGLQITGKYFCQKHVTVHYPRKEIDPEINKTYRGHIELVASPKDPAKPKCISCLMCVSACPSGCITVVKSKPPKLSPEEEQAIKDAEARGEKVKKPSAPKEPSQWKYDFSLCSLCGTCIEACAVDSIRFSHELYVVGTSRNDFKYDLLARLRSQAEKSGHPAESKPEAETKEA from the coding sequence ATGAATCCCATCAAGAAATTCTTCCGGTCCATCGCCGATCTCTGGAGCCTCATCGTGGGTCTTCAGATCACCGGCAAGTACTTCTGCCAGAAGCACGTGACCGTGCACTATCCCCGCAAGGAGATCGACCCGGAGATCAACAAGACCTACCGCGGGCACATCGAGCTGGTGGCCAGTCCCAAGGATCCCGCCAAGCCCAAGTGCATCTCCTGCCTGATGTGCGTCTCGGCCTGCCCGAGCGGCTGCATCACCGTGGTCAAGTCCAAGCCGCCCAAGCTCTCCCCCGAGGAGGAGCAGGCCATCAAGGACGCCGAGGCGAGGGGCGAGAAGGTCAAGAAGCCGTCGGCTCCCAAGGAGCCGTCCCAGTGGAAGTACGATTTCAGCCTGTGCAGCCTGTGCGGCACCTGCATCGAGGCCTGCGCGGTTGATTCCATCCGGTTCTCCCACGAGTTGTATGTGGTCGGCACCAGCAGGAACGACTTCAAGTACGATCTGCTGGCCCGGCTCAGGAGCCAGGCCGAGAAGAGCGGCCATCCGGCCGAGTCCAAGCCCGAAGCCGAGACCAAAGAGGCGTAA
- a CDS encoding NADH-quinone oxidoreductase subunit A encodes MVFNWLHLAIILFLIVGILFAAGPLILASLISPRARGGDMGMPYECGMKPFGSSWTQFGVNYYVYALIFLAFDVDVLYLFPVAVHYHLAEGWLAFVKVFIFLTFLGLSIVYFWAKGVFTWPHKIRL; translated from the coding sequence ATGGTCTTTAATTGGCTGCATCTCGCCATTATTTTGTTCTTGATCGTCGGCATCCTTTTTGCCGCGGGCCCGTTGATTCTGGCGTCGCTTATTTCCCCGAGGGCCAGGGGGGGCGACATGGGCATGCCGTATGAGTGCGGCATGAAGCCTTTCGGCAGTTCCTGGACGCAGTTCGGCGTCAACTACTATGTCTACGCGCTCATTTTCCTGGCCTTCGACGTCGACGTGCTCTATCTCTTCCCGGTGGCCGTCCATTATCACTTGGCCGAGGGTTGGCTTGCCTTTGTCAAGGTCTTCATCTTTTTGACCTTCCTCGGTCTCTCCATCGTCTATTTCTGGGCAAAAGGGGTGTTCACATGGCCGCACAAGATTCGGCTGTAG
- a CDS encoding monovalent cation/H+ antiporter subunit D family protein yields the protein MTATIESAKLLIPLAVTLVAPFAIWFNRRDVNKREAMSFIAAAVAFLTICTFVPGVLKGNIYTYTLFTILPGITVSFVADGLGMIFALIATFLWGFATSYNVGYMRGLNEHAQTRYYFCFAVAIFGAVGVAFAANVFTLYLFYEVITVFTYPLVAHHQDAEGFAGARKYLVYLMGTSKLFLLPAMIMTYVLCGTLDMSLGNVLTGMFPADVVAKHPNLVRLTYALYICGLAKAALMPFHNWLPSAMVAPTPVSALLHAVAVVKAGVFSVSRIILSGFGVQTMDVLGLGLPTAYLAALTIVAASFIALTKDDIKARLAYSTVSQLSYVIIGVAMLTPMAVQGGVMHIAHHAFSKITLFFGAGAIYVATHLKKISLMNGLGRKMPWTFGAFGLASLSMIGMPPVCGFVSKWYLVNGTLQTGQIVLLVALLMSTALNAGYFVPIFYRAFFKAPVVDIEKYKEAPLTMVVPLCFTALVSLVLGFYPQLFQDFVRVFGNY from the coding sequence ATGACCGCGACAATCGAAAGCGCCAAGCTCCTCATTCCCCTTGCGGTGACCCTGGTGGCGCCCTTCGCCATCTGGTTCAACCGGCGCGACGTGAACAAGCGCGAGGCCATGTCCTTCATCGCCGCCGCGGTGGCCTTCCTGACCATCTGCACGTTCGTTCCCGGGGTGCTCAAGGGCAACATCTACACCTACACGCTGTTCACGATCCTGCCGGGCATCACGGTGAGCTTCGTGGCCGACGGCCTGGGCATGATCTTCGCGCTCATCGCCACGTTCCTCTGGGGCTTCGCCACCAGCTACAACGTGGGCTACATGCGCGGGCTCAACGAGCACGCCCAGACCCGCTACTACTTCTGCTTCGCGGTGGCCATCTTCGGCGCCGTGGGCGTGGCCTTCGCGGCCAACGTGTTCACGCTCTACCTCTTCTACGAGGTGATCACCGTCTTCACGTATCCCCTGGTCGCCCACCACCAGGACGCCGAGGGCTTCGCCGGGGCGCGCAAGTACTTGGTCTACCTCATGGGTACCTCCAAGCTCTTCCTGCTCCCGGCCATGATCATGACCTACGTGCTCTGCGGCACCCTGGACATGAGCCTGGGCAACGTGCTCACTGGCATGTTCCCCGCCGACGTGGTGGCGAAGCATCCGAACCTGGTGCGTCTGACCTACGCCCTGTATATCTGCGGCTTGGCCAAGGCGGCCCTGATGCCGTTCCACAACTGGCTGCCCTCGGCCATGGTCGCGCCCACGCCGGTCTCGGCCTTGCTGCACGCGGTGGCGGTGGTCAAGGCGGGCGTCTTCTCCGTGAGCCGGATCATCCTCTCCGGCTTCGGCGTGCAGACCATGGACGTCCTCGGCCTGGGCCTGCCCACGGCCTATCTGGCCGCGCTGACCATCGTGGCGGCCTCGTTCATCGCCCTGACCAAGGACGACATCAAGGCCCGGCTGGCCTACTCCACGGTGAGCCAGCTCTCCTACGTCATCATCGGCGTGGCCATGCTCACGCCCATGGCCGTGCAGGGCGGCGTCATGCACATCGCCCACCACGCCTTCTCCAAGATCACGCTGTTCTTCGGCGCGGGCGCCATCTACGTGGCCACGCACCTGAAGAAGATCAGCCTCATGAACGGCCTGGGGCGCAAGATGCCTTGGACCTTCGGGGCATTCGGCCTGGCCTCCCTGTCCATGATCGGCATGCCGCCCGTCTGCGGTTTCGTCTCCAAGTGGTATCTGGTCAACGGCACGCTCCAGACCGGGCAGATCGTGCTCCTGGTGGCGCTGCTGATGTCCACGGCGCTCAACGCCGGCTACTTCGTGCCGATCTTCTACCGGGCCTTCTTCAAGGCCCCGGTGGTGGACATCGAGAAATACAAGGAAGCGCCCCTGACCATGGTCGTGCCGCTGTGTTTCACGGCCCTCGTCTCCTTGGTCCTGGGCTTCTATCCGCAACTGTTCCAGGACTTCGTCCGCGTCTTCGGGAACTACTAG
- the nuoH gene encoding NADH-quinone oxidoreductase subunit NuoH, translated as MNGIAVELIRIVVGLVVVAAFVGLSAIVLVYAERKIAGHVQRRPGPFEVGPHGILQAVADALKLIGKQLVMPTNADPFLYWMAPVLAFFPVLLLYLPLPFGPVLTVWEVNLGILLILAFAGFNVLALLLAGWASNNKYGLLGAGRAVAQSVAYEIPLLLSVLAIAFQFGTLNLSTLVEQQGSWPWQWNFVKQPIAFLLYVVCAFAETNRAPFDLPEAESELTAGFHTEYSGMGFGMFFLAEYANMIVVSGVCAALFLGGWKGPGADGFWWYLTKVFGMVAFMMWVRWTYPRIRFDQLLNINWKWLLPLATLNLLGTAFLMKVF; from the coding sequence ATGAACGGAATCGCCGTAGAACTCATCCGCATCGTCGTGGGCCTGGTGGTTGTGGCCGCCTTCGTGGGCCTCAGCGCCATAGTGCTTGTCTACGCCGAGCGCAAGATCGCCGGTCATGTGCAGCGCCGCCCAGGCCCGTTCGAGGTCGGGCCGCACGGCATTCTCCAGGCCGTGGCGGACGCGCTCAAACTCATCGGCAAGCAACTCGTCATGCCGACGAACGCTGATCCATTCCTTTATTGGATGGCTCCGGTGCTCGCCTTTTTCCCGGTTCTCCTCCTTTACCTCCCCCTCCCGTTTGGTCCTGTACTTACGGTTTGGGAGGTGAACCTGGGCATCCTGCTCATCCTTGCATTCGCGGGTTTCAACGTCCTGGCCCTGCTTCTGGCCGGATGGGCCTCCAACAACAAATACGGTCTTCTGGGCGCCGGACGCGCCGTGGCCCAGTCCGTGGCCTACGAGATTCCCCTCCTGTTGTCGGTTTTGGCCATCGCTTTTCAGTTTGGCACCCTGAACCTCTCTACCCTTGTAGAACAGCAGGGCTCTTGGCCGTGGCAGTGGAACTTCGTCAAACAGCCTATCGCATTTTTGCTCTACGTGGTCTGCGCCTTTGCTGAAACGAACCGTGCTCCCTTCGACCTCCCCGAGGCCGAGTCCGAACTGACCGCCGGTTTCCATACTGAATATTCAGGTATGGGGTTCGGCATGTTCTTCCTGGCGGAATACGCCAACATGATTGTCGTTTCAGGCGTCTGCGCGGCGCTCTTTTTGGGCGGTTGGAAGGGCCCCGGGGCAGACGGCTTCTGGTGGTATCTGACGAAGGTCTTCGGCATGGTGGCCTTCATGATGTGGGTCCGCTGGACCTATCCCCGCATCCGTTTCGACCAGTTGCTGAACATCAACTGGAAGTGGCTCTTGCCCCTGGCGACCCTCAATCTTCTGGGCACCGCCTTCCTCATGAAGGTCTTCTAG
- a CDS encoding NADH-quinone oxidoreductase subunit B, producing the protein MAAQDSAVVVKPECLTAGGARIDPPIIKVEAVQNILDVCRAMSLWPMTFGLACCAIEMMAVGMARFDISRFGAEVFRPSPRQSDLMIVAGTVTKKMAPAVVRLYEQMPAPKYVMALGNCAISGGPFRFKGQYGIVEGVDNLIPVDVYVPGCPPRPEGLLEGLFEIQKKMTGRRWWPNPVQGAVK; encoded by the coding sequence ATGGCCGCACAAGATTCGGCTGTAGTCGTCAAGCCGGAGTGCCTCACCGCCGGCGGAGCGCGCATCGATCCGCCGATCATCAAGGTGGAAGCCGTCCAGAACATTCTGGACGTCTGTCGGGCCATGTCCTTGTGGCCCATGACCTTCGGCCTTGCCTGCTGCGCCATTGAAATGATGGCCGTCGGCATGGCCCGCTTCGACATCTCCCGTTTCGGGGCCGAGGTCTTCCGCCCGTCCCCGCGTCAGTCCGACCTCATGATCGTGGCCGGCACCGTGACCAAGAAGATGGCCCCGGCCGTGGTCCGTCTCTATGAGCAGATGCCCGCGCCCAAATACGTCATGGCGCTCGGCAACTGCGCCATCTCCGGCGGCCCGTTCCGGTTCAAGGGCCAGTACGGCATCGTCGAGGGCGTGGACAACCTCATCCCGGTGGACGTCTACGTCCCGGGCTGCCCGCCCCGCCCCGAGGGGCTGCTGGAAGGCCTCTTCGAGATCCAGAAGAAGATGACCGGCCGCCGCTGGTGGCCCAATCCGGTTCAAGGAGCGGTCAAATGA